The following are from one region of the Salicibibacter kimchii genome:
- a CDS encoding MFS transporter, translated as MGFANMLVAGSMTMVLPFLSLYIESFGQYSPEEVQRWAGIVFGVSFLVAFLVSPVWGRIGDRFGRKSILIGTGFGIALSVFFMGYAESVGALFVLRAFMGLATGFIPASMALISAQSDKRTAGETLGTLQMGTVSGGLMGPLFGGLIADTVGMELTFILTASVLALATLLVIVGVKEVIFEEKGEKQRSYHWKEVIRHIVTHPLLIMVMVIALIVQLVNFSVQPLLALYVGELTSAENMAFLAGMAFSVTGLGNLLATRKWGQIGDRIGHEKILLLLLVLSGLFFIPQAFVTELWQLVLLRFLYGIQVGGLIPCTTAYIRQVAPVAMQGEVLGYNQSFRFLGNVIGPVSGGVIASSFGIPAVFIFSGILLIITAVVVKIMLNHNSRHKEKNYEQTQTV; from the coding sequence ATGGGCTTTGCCAACATGCTCGTCGCCGGAAGCATGACCATGGTGTTGCCGTTTTTGTCGTTATATATTGAATCTTTCGGGCAATATTCTCCCGAGGAGGTACAACGTTGGGCCGGCATTGTCTTCGGCGTTTCTTTCCTTGTTGCATTCCTGGTATCCCCTGTATGGGGACGAATCGGCGATCGATTTGGCCGAAAAAGTATTCTCATTGGCACCGGGTTTGGGATTGCCCTTTCTGTTTTTTTCATGGGGTACGCCGAGTCTGTCGGTGCCCTTTTTGTTTTGCGAGCGTTTATGGGGCTGGCCACCGGCTTCATTCCCGCCTCCATGGCGCTTATATCTGCACAGAGCGATAAACGGACGGCCGGTGAAACGCTAGGCACATTGCAGATGGGCACGGTTTCCGGTGGCTTGATGGGACCGCTGTTCGGCGGTTTAATTGCCGATACCGTCGGAATGGAGCTAACGTTTATTTTAACCGCATCGGTTCTCGCTTTGGCAACATTGCTCGTCATTGTCGGTGTAAAAGAAGTTATTTTCGAAGAAAAAGGCGAAAAACAACGTTCCTATCATTGGAAAGAAGTCATCCGACACATTGTCACGCATCCTCTATTAATCATGGTAATGGTCATTGCGCTCATCGTGCAACTTGTAAACTTTAGTGTTCAACCACTGTTGGCCCTCTATGTCGGCGAGCTTACCTCTGCCGAAAATATGGCTTTCTTGGCGGGAATGGCATTTTCCGTTACAGGGCTCGGAAACTTACTGGCCACGCGCAAGTGGGGACAAATTGGTGATCGTATCGGGCATGAAAAAATACTGCTGCTTTTGCTCGTGTTATCGGGTTTATTTTTCATTCCGCAAGCATTTGTTACTGAACTCTGGCAATTGGTATTGCTTCGGTTTCTATACGGAATACAGGTAGGCGGCCTTATTCCGTGTACCACCGCGTATATCCGTCAAGTCGCTCCGGTCGCCATGCAAGGAGAAGTGCTCGGCTACAATCAAAGCTTTCGTTTTCTCGGCAATGTCATTGGACCGGTTTCCGGCGGGGTGATCGCGAGCAGTTTCGGTATTCCTGCTGTATTCATATTCTCCGGGATTCTACTGATTATCACCGCGGTCGTCGTGAAAATCATGCTTAATCACAATAGCCGGCATAAAGAAAAAAATTACGAGCAAACGCAGACAGTTTAA
- a CDS encoding biotin transporter BioY, translating to MKSFDLVIIAMFVALMSVAANITVLFPFLVIAGIPLTFQPFIAVLAGAILGSKRGAFAMLAYTVVGLFGAPVFAQLQGGPGILVRPTFGFILSFIVVAFVVGKIIEKSRKPGMPTYLLAGLAGLVFNYLIGTNWVYGAYVFGFDAPEQFTYGIVWLGMLPLLVKDILFTIAAGIVAHNLPETIKRPVIGKRVPSQS from the coding sequence ATGAAATCATTTGATTTGGTGATCATCGCGATGTTTGTTGCCTTAATGAGTGTGGCGGCAAATATAACCGTTCTTTTTCCTTTTCTTGTTATTGCAGGGATACCGTTAACGTTTCAACCATTTATCGCGGTTTTGGCCGGCGCCATTCTCGGCAGCAAAAGAGGCGCGTTCGCGATGCTGGCCTATACGGTTGTCGGGCTATTTGGCGCCCCTGTTTTTGCGCAGCTCCAAGGAGGCCCCGGGATCCTAGTTCGACCGACATTCGGTTTTATTTTATCTTTTATTGTCGTTGCCTTTGTTGTCGGAAAAATCATCGAGAAGTCACGCAAACCTGGGATGCCTACTTACTTACTTGCGGGCTTGGCCGGGCTAGTATTTAATTATTTAATCGGAACGAACTGGGTATACGGCGCTTATGTATTCGGATTCGATGCTCCTGAACAGTTTACTTACGGAATTGTTTGGTTAGGGATGCTTCCGCTGTTAGTCAAAGATATTCTTTTCACAATAGCAGCCGGTATCGTTGCACACAATCTTCCCGAAACCATAAAACGGCCCGTGATAGGAAAAAGGGTTCCGAGTCAGAGTTAG
- a CDS encoding 3D domain-containing protein, whose translation MSKGLNVVKNVGMTVLFIVALYMTWTTLSQVPVNELIGVENGQTEDTGIASPIHSDLGVLAKKTVPKIETASASMGETVTALEQEINWSEYPVETVTATGYTANEESTGKNPGDPAYGITYSGVPVHRNIYSTIAADPSFFPLGTVLFIPGYGYGVVADTGSAIQGAKIDLYFDTTDQVYNEWGKKDVEVYIVQKGNGEISEADLAALNDRGVHAAGL comes from the coding sequence ATGTCAAAAGGGCTTAACGTTGTAAAAAACGTTGGTATGACGGTGCTATTCATTGTAGCATTATATATGACGTGGACGACATTAAGCCAAGTGCCTGTAAATGAGCTCATAGGGGTTGAAAACGGTCAAACAGAAGATACAGGCATTGCTTCTCCCATCCATAGTGACTTGGGTGTGCTTGCGAAAAAAACGGTGCCTAAAATCGAAACGGCAAGCGCCTCGATGGGAGAGACTGTCACAGCGCTGGAACAAGAAATTAATTGGTCTGAGTACCCCGTTGAAACGGTAACAGCCACAGGTTATACAGCTAATGAAGAGTCGACGGGGAAAAATCCGGGGGACCCCGCTTACGGGATTACATATTCAGGTGTGCCGGTTCACCGTAATATTTATTCCACGATTGCAGCAGACCCTTCTTTTTTTCCGCTGGGAACGGTTTTGTTTATTCCCGGCTATGGTTATGGTGTCGTTGCGGACACTGGTTCGGCGATTCAAGGAGCAAAAATTGATTTGTATTTTGACACTACCGATCAAGTGTATAACGAGTGGGGGAAAAAAGACGTTGAGGTATACATTGTCCAAAAAGGGAATGGTGAAATTAGCGAAGCGGATTTGGCGGCACTTAATGATCGAGGTGTACATGCAGCCGGGCTTTGA
- a CDS encoding YuiB family protein — MGITSLPQLIISMMLFIILFFGIGFLLNMVLRSTWMMAVIYPIIVVWIVNPASFTEYFTSPVASFSSVGPSLASLQLVDVLILSSGLIGAIIAGISVRMLRVRGYQMF, encoded by the coding sequence TTGGGGATTACAAGTCTCCCGCAATTAATTATTTCGATGATGTTATTTATCATCCTTTTCTTTGGGATTGGGTTTTTATTGAATATGGTACTGCGTTCGACGTGGATGATGGCTGTGATTTATCCCATTATCGTTGTATGGATTGTAAACCCTGCGAGTTTTACGGAATACTTCACCTCACCAGTTGCCTCCTTTTCTTCGGTAGGTCCGAGCTTGGCATCGTTGCAACTGGTTGATGTGTTGATTTTGAGTTCCGGGTTAATTGGAGCGATTATCGCGGGGATTTCCGTACGGATGTTACGGGTTCGCGGATATCAAATGTTTTAA
- a CDS encoding NAD(P)/FAD-dependent oxidoreductase — protein MAKKPHVVILGAGYAGMMAANQLQKKLGTDRAHITLVNKHDYHYQTTWLHEPAAGTMHHDKARVEIRKVLNPAKINIVQDTVEQVKTEEKQVVLKNGDHLSYDYLTIALGSIAETFGAEGVYEHSYHKWTLDGARELKDQIEFQFAQYRNQKETEEKDLTFVVAGGGFTGIEFIGELTERVPELCEQYDVPREKVRMYVIEAAPTALPGFDPELVEYAMNLLEHRGVEFKINKPISEVQEGKVILKDGEEIAASTVIWATGVRGHPIIEDAGIEANRGRVKVESDLRAPGHEDVFVIGDCSLIINEETERPFPPTAQIAMQQGVKAGENITNLIMGGSPTKFEPEILGTLASLGGKEAMGTVKTRKMYGRSALFMKHMSDNRYLLKLGGLSLMLTKGRNPL, from the coding sequence ATGGCAAAAAAACCGCATGTCGTTATTCTCGGTGCAGGATACGCGGGAATGATGGCCGCGAATCAATTGCAGAAGAAATTGGGGACGGACCGGGCACATATAACCCTGGTGAACAAGCATGACTACCATTATCAAACAACGTGGTTGCATGAGCCTGCGGCAGGCACGATGCACCATGATAAAGCACGTGTAGAAATTCGGAAAGTGTTAAACCCGGCAAAAATTAACATTGTTCAGGACACCGTGGAACAGGTGAAAACAGAAGAGAAGCAAGTCGTTCTTAAAAACGGGGACCACCTTTCTTATGACTATCTTACCATAGCTCTCGGGTCAATCGCTGAAACATTTGGTGCCGAAGGTGTCTACGAGCATTCCTATCATAAATGGACATTGGATGGGGCTCGTGAGCTTAAAGATCAAATCGAATTTCAATTTGCACAGTATCGAAATCAAAAGGAAACAGAAGAAAAAGACCTGACATTTGTTGTGGCAGGCGGAGGTTTCACCGGCATTGAATTCATCGGTGAACTGACCGAAAGGGTTCCGGAGTTATGCGAACAATATGATGTTCCGCGAGAAAAGGTTCGAATGTACGTGATCGAAGCCGCACCGACCGCCCTCCCCGGTTTTGATCCCGAACTTGTTGAATATGCCATGAATTTGCTGGAGCACCGTGGCGTAGAATTTAAAATCAATAAGCCGATTAGCGAAGTGCAAGAAGGAAAGGTTATTCTCAAGGACGGAGAAGAGATTGCAGCAAGTACGGTCATTTGGGCAACGGGTGTGCGCGGACATCCGATTATCGAAGACGCGGGAATTGAGGCGAACCGAGGGCGTGTAAAAGTAGAATCGGATTTACGTGCGCCCGGCCATGAAGATGTCTTTGTTATCGGGGATTGCTCTCTCATTATTAATGAAGAAACGGAACGTCCATTTCCTCCGACTGCTCAAATTGCCATGCAACAAGGGGTTAAGGCCGGTGAAAATATAACAAATTTAATTATGGGTGGGAGCCCCACAAAATTTGAACCGGAAATCCTCGGGACATTGGCCTCCCTTGGCGGAAAAGAAGCGATGGGGACAGTCAAAACTCGAAAAATGTACGGTCGCTCCGCGCTGTTTATGAAACATATGAGTGACAACCGTTATTTACTGAAGCTCGGGGGATTATCGCTGATGTTAACAAAAGGGAGGAATCCGCTCTAG
- a CDS encoding NAD(P)/FAD-dependent oxidoreductase — MEDTSIDLYDITIIGGGPAGLFTAFYGGMRQAKVKIIESMPQLGGQLSALYPEKYIYDVAGYPKIRAQELVDNLVEQMNMFDPTVVPDQSVESVHKLNDETFRLETNEDVHYSRTVIIAAGVGAFQPRKLKIEEAEQYEGRNLHYFVNNLGAFKNRDVLICGGGDSAVDWTLMLANDANVTLTHRRDKFRAHEHSIAELQSAPVQMHTPFEVSELRGDGENIRQVVLQEVKGTDQKVVDVDSVIVNYGFISSLGPIKSWGLETTRNSILVNSRMETNIKGIYAAGDITSFDGKVKLIATGFGEAPMAVSNAKAYMDPTARLQPGHSTHMF, encoded by the coding sequence GTGGAGGATACTTCCATTGATCTTTACGATATAACGATTATCGGCGGTGGACCCGCAGGATTATTTACCGCTTTTTACGGTGGCATGCGTCAGGCAAAAGTGAAAATTATTGAAAGCATGCCACAGCTGGGTGGACAACTTTCTGCGCTTTACCCCGAAAAATATATTTATGATGTGGCCGGTTATCCGAAAATACGCGCGCAAGAACTTGTAGATAATTTAGTCGAACAAATGAACATGTTTGACCCAACCGTCGTGCCCGATCAATCGGTAGAATCGGTTCATAAGTTGAACGATGAAACATTTCGCCTCGAAACCAATGAAGACGTTCATTATTCGCGGACGGTTATCATTGCCGCAGGCGTAGGCGCTTTTCAACCGCGAAAATTAAAAATCGAAGAAGCGGAACAATATGAAGGCCGAAACCTTCATTACTTTGTTAACAACCTTGGCGCTTTCAAAAATAGGGATGTCCTCATTTGCGGAGGTGGGGATTCTGCCGTCGATTGGACGCTTATGCTCGCAAATGATGCAAATGTAACACTTACGCATCGGCGGGACAAATTTCGCGCCCATGAACATAGCATTGCCGAATTGCAATCGGCACCCGTCCAAATGCACACTCCTTTTGAAGTCAGCGAACTTCGGGGGGACGGCGAAAATATTAGACAAGTCGTCCTCCAAGAGGTGAAAGGGACCGATCAAAAAGTGGTTGATGTCGACAGCGTGATCGTGAACTACGGCTTCATCTCTTCTCTCGGCCCCATCAAATCGTGGGGGCTCGAGACGACGAGGAACTCCATCCTCGTAAACTCTCGAATGGAAACGAATATCAAAGGGATCTATGCCGCGGGAGATATTACCTCTTTCGACGGAAAGGTGAAACTAATTGCCACCGGCTTTGGAGAAGCGCCAATGGCGGTAAGCAATGCTAAAGCCTATATGGATCCGACAGCTCGTCTTCAACCCGGCCACAGCACGCACATGTTTTAG
- a CDS encoding HesB/IscA family protein: MIEITDAAMTRIKGMQEEEGDYSLMLRVGVKGGGCSGLSYGLGFDAEKNEDDTFLDKSGLGVLIDGESRPVVNGLVIDYKENMMGGGFTLDNPNAILSCGCGASFRTKENVGTPENC; the protein is encoded by the coding sequence ATGATAGAAATCACCGATGCAGCAATGACGAGAATTAAAGGCATGCAGGAAGAAGAGGGCGATTATTCTTTAATGCTCAGGGTTGGAGTCAAAGGCGGTGGTTGCAGCGGACTTTCGTACGGGCTCGGATTTGATGCAGAAAAGAATGAAGACGATACTTTCCTCGATAAATCAGGTTTGGGTGTACTCATCGATGGGGAAAGTCGGCCGGTTGTTAACGGTCTCGTTATTGATTATAAAGAAAATATGATGGGCGGCGGCTTTACGCTGGATAATCCGAACGCGATCCTATCTTGCGGTTGCGGCGCATCTTTCCGTACGAAAGAAAATGTAGGCACACCGGAAAATTGCTAA
- a CDS encoding Spo0E family sporulation regulatory protein-aspartic acid phosphatase encodes MKPAMAKNRVEETLEALRTQMMETAKEYGMQHPLVLYYSREIDRVHTALLTEQYGTLHG; translated from the coding sequence ATGAAGCCTGCTATGGCAAAAAACCGAGTGGAAGAAACTTTAGAAGCTTTAAGGACACAAATGATGGAGACGGCAAAAGAGTATGGGATGCAACACCCACTCGTATTATATTACAGTCGTGAAATTGATCGTGTGCATACAGCGTTACTCACGGAGCAATACGGCACGCTGCATGGATAA
- the mqnE gene encoding aminofutalosine synthase MqnE has translation MATLMQDTDLQAIREKVLHGERLTIEDGLTLYNSADLLTVAQLANEVNEQKNGNNVYFIENMYINPTNVCEANCAFCGFKRKPGEEGAYTMHEDEMLQYVSDRWNDNIREFHIVGGHNTDVPFDYYLNTIRALKKNYPHAKVKAYTAAEIEFFARHAGLSMREVLEQLIDAGLDTLPGGGAEILTERYRAKMSPEKASTDEWLEAHEIAHDLGLKTHATMLYGSIDTYEERLIHMDRVRQLQDRTNGFMVFIPLAMQPRKKKAGLERRTSSFDDMRTIAIARLMLDNFQHIKAYWINIGPQLTQMALTFGSSDIHGTLIEERISHSVGALTSQGITRKELIHLIKGANKTPVERDTFYNVVKTY, from the coding sequence ATGGCTACATTAATGCAAGATACGGACCTTCAGGCAATCCGCGAAAAAGTATTACATGGCGAACGCCTGACCATTGAAGATGGCCTGACATTATACAACTCCGCCGATTTGCTCACCGTTGCTCAGTTGGCGAATGAAGTCAACGAACAAAAGAACGGAAATAATGTTTATTTTATAGAAAATATGTACATTAATCCAACCAACGTATGCGAGGCCAATTGTGCGTTCTGCGGGTTCAAGCGTAAGCCCGGAGAAGAAGGCGCGTATACGATGCATGAAGACGAAATGCTTCAATATGTGAGTGATCGTTGGAATGATAACATTCGTGAATTCCACATTGTCGGCGGACATAACACGGACGTGCCGTTTGATTATTACTTAAACACGATCCGAGCCTTGAAAAAGAACTACCCTCATGCGAAAGTTAAAGCCTACACCGCGGCGGAAATTGAGTTTTTTGCCCGCCATGCCGGCCTTTCCATGCGGGAAGTTCTGGAGCAGTTGATCGATGCCGGGCTTGACACCCTCCCGGGCGGAGGCGCTGAAATCCTCACCGAACGCTACCGGGCAAAGATGAGTCCGGAAAAAGCAAGCACCGACGAATGGTTGGAAGCGCACGAAATCGCCCATGATTTGGGACTAAAAACCCACGCGACCATGCTCTATGGATCCATCGATACGTACGAAGAGCGCCTCATCCATATGGACCGCGTCCGCCAGCTGCAGGATCGCACCAACGGCTTTATGGTCTTCATCCCACTAGCCATGCAACCGCGGAAAAAGAAAGCGGGCCTCGAACGACGCACGTCATCCTTTGATGATATGCGCACCATCGCGATCGCGAGGCTTATGCTTGATAACTTTCAGCACATTAAAGCATATTGGATCAACATTGGCCCACAACTGACGCAGATGGCACTCACATTCGGATCCAGCGACATTCACGGCACGCTGATTGAAGAACGGATTTCCCATTCGGTCGGCGCGCTGACCTCCCAAGGGATTACAAGAAAAGAATTGATTCACTTAATCAAAGGCGCAAATAAGACGCCGGTCGAACGAGATACCTTCTACAATGTCGTAAAAACGTATTAA